From Verrucomicrobiia bacterium, a single genomic window includes:
- a CDS encoding IS110 family transposase: MAIQTLGLDIGKSTFHAVGLDGSGAIVHRHRYTRAALMRFMANLPPCLVGMESCAGSQHLARRFGEHGHTVKLMAPQFVKPYVKSNKSDYLDAEAIAEAVTRPTMRFVPVKTVAQQDLQALHRVRSGLMAQRIAGINQLRAFLLENGITIPIGVIALGRELPLILEDAENGLSTRMRALVSDLWQEVKALDRRIAALSAELRQVAEADPACRRLLTVPGIGPLTATALVACIGDGREFRRGRELAAFLGLVPRQHSTGGKTTLLGISKRGNNYVRMLMVHGARAVVCHSDRRQDRLGTWLRELKIRRHTNVVVVALANKIARTAWAVLAHGEDYRPAVGTN; this comes from the coding sequence CTGGATGGCTCCGGTGCGATCGTGCACCGGCATCGCTACACCCGCGCCGCCCTGATGCGGTTCATGGCGAACCTGCCGCCCTGTTTGGTGGGGATGGAGTCCTGCGCGGGCTCCCAGCACCTGGCGCGACGGTTTGGCGAGCACGGCCACACCGTGAAGCTCATGGCCCCGCAGTTTGTGAAGCCCTACGTGAAGTCGAACAAGTCCGATTACCTGGACGCGGAAGCCATCGCCGAGGCGGTCACCCGCCCAACCATGCGCTTCGTGCCAGTGAAGACAGTGGCGCAACAGGATCTGCAGGCCCTGCACCGGGTGAGAAGCGGGCTCATGGCCCAGCGCATCGCCGGCATCAATCAGCTCAGGGCCTTCCTGCTCGAGAACGGGATTACGATCCCCATCGGGGTCATCGCCCTGGGCCGGGAGCTGCCCTTGATCCTCGAGGATGCCGAGAATGGGCTGTCCACGCGCATGCGGGCTTTGGTGTCTGACCTCTGGCAGGAGGTCAAGGCGCTCGACCGACGGATCGCCGCACTCAGCGCTGAACTCCGACAAGTGGCCGAGGCGGATCCGGCCTGCCGGCGACTCCTGACCGTGCCAGGAATCGGGCCCCTGACAGCCACCGCGCTAGTCGCCTGCATCGGGGATGGCCGGGAGTTCCGGCGAGGCCGGGAGCTTGCCGCCTTCCTGGGGCTCGTCCCCCGCCAGCACTCCACGGGCGGCAAGACGACGCTCCTTGGGATCTCCAAGCGCGGCAACAACTACGTGCGCATGCTCATGGTCCACGGGGCCCGCGCCGTGGTGTGTCACTCAGACCGCCGCCAGGACCGGCTAGGTACCTGGCTCCGGGAACTCAAGATACGCCGACACACGAACGTGGTCGTCGTGGCGCTCGCCAACAAGATCGCCCGCACCGCCTGGGCGGTGCTCGCCCACGGCGAGGACTACCGTCCCGCCGTGGGCACGAACTGA